From the genome of Sporomusa sphaeroides DSM 2875:
CGAGGTAAGTCTACAGGAATAATCGATTTTGCGGTAGCAGGCAGCTTAGACATTACAACGACCCGGTCTCCCAAAAAGATAGCCTCGTCAATATCATGGGTTACCAGCAGAATTGTGGTCTTTTCTGCTCCCCAGATACGGATAATCTCTTGCTGCATCGTAATGCGCGTCATGGCATCCAGTGCACCGAAGGGCTCATCAAGCAATAAAACCTGTGGCCGGTTGACTAATGCTCTGGCTATACTGACCCGCTGCTGCATGCCTCCTGACAATTGATGCGGATACGCTTTGGCAAATCCCGCTAAACCCACTAATTCCAGGTGTTCCTGGACAATCCGCTGTTTGTCTTGCTTGTTTTCCTCTTTACCTAAACCAAACAGCACATTCTCTTCAACCGTCAGCCAGGGGTACAGCCGTGCTTCCTGGAAAACCATCCCCCGGTTTAGTCCCGGCCCTTCAATCCAATCCTCACCCAGCCGAATTTCTCCTGAAAATCCCCGTTCCAACCCGACAACAAGCCTGAGAAGCGTACTTTTACCGCAGCCACTGGGACCAATGATGCTGATAAATTCCCCGGGCTCTACCGTTAGATTGATATCCTTCAAAACGTCCACCGGCTTACCCGCAATTTGGAATGTCTTATTCAAATTATTGATAATAAGCGGTTGTGGTTCTATTGATGTCAGGCTCATTTGCTCACCCCCTTTAGTGAATGTTTACATTCCAGCGCAGCAAACGCTTTTCGAGCAATTGCAATAATTGTTCAATGATAATACCGGTAAAGCCAATGGAAAGTACCCCTACTAGTACCACATCAATTTGCGATAATTCCCTGGCATACATGATCATATAACCAATACCCGATGCCGCTGCAATAAGTTCAGCTGCCACTACACTGCGCCAGGCTACATCAATACCGACCCGGACGCCGGTAAAAATTGCCGGTAAAGCTGCAGGTAAAATGACCTTGGTTAACAGCGTGATATGATCTTTTTCCAGAATGGTAGCTACTTCTAAGAACTTTTTATCCACATTTTTGATTCCTTCTATGACACTGACCAATACCGTCCAGAAGCTGCCAATGGCAATTACGGTAATTTTTGAGCCTTCATCAATCCCCATCCATAATATAAGTACCGGAATCCAGGCAATAACCGGAATAGGTCTGAGAACTCCAAAAATCAGGCTTACTGCTGTCTGCAGTTTCCTGGACAGTGCAACCTGAACACCCACTAAAATACCAAGGCCTGCCCCAATAATGAAGCCTTGGGCAACCCGCAAAATACTGACTCCCAAATTACTAAGCAATTCCCCGGAAGATAATACTTCGACCAGTACAACAGCAATGGCGGAAGGCTTTGGTAAAAGGGTGGCCCGAATCAACCCCAATTGACCGGCGGCCTCCCAAATAGCCAAAATCAAAATAGGTGCCACTAATGCAAGATAGTTTTCTCTAATCCATAGAATGAATTTTTTCATTGATTGTTCCCCCCTTTCTTCTCAAATTTATGTTTTAAGCAAAAAAAATAAAGGCCAAGAATTCAAGAAGAATTCTTAGCCTTCAGTTCTCTGATCAGCCAATGTATGTAAATTAGTATACAGTACCATTAGACAACTGTCAATATGAAATATGTTGACATAGGTAAATTTGAATAATTATGGATTATAAAAAGCATTTTTTACCGTGTTCAACCGCTCAAATTGTTCTTTAGGCAAAGTTACAGTATCCAGATGATATTCTTTGCCTACATACTCATATTTTGGCTGTCCCAAACGGTGATAAGGCAGCAGTTCATAGCGAACATTAGGTTTGCCGCAGATAAAGTTCATTATAGCTTTAATATCTTCTTCCGAGTCATTAAAGCCGGGAATTACCGGGGTTCTCACCAATATGGGCAAATTAGGGAAAGCTGCTGTCACTTTGATAAAATTTTCAAGAATAACAGCATTGCTTTGTTTGGTCTGTTCCTGATGTTTATTTGCATCCAAACACTTTATATCATAGATCAAAGTATTTAGGCAGCGGCAGGCTTTCTCCAGTATCGGCCATGCGGCATAACCACTGGTTTCTATCGTAGTATTGAGCCGCCTGCGCCGGGCCTGTGCCAGCAGTTCAAGCACAAAATCCGCCTGCAGCAAAGGTTCTCCGCCGCTTACTGTCAACCCGCCGCCTGACCTGGAGAAAAAAATATTGTCGCGTTCCACTACCGCCAAAATATCATCCACCGTCATTACTTGCCCAAATATGTGTAAGGCGGTTGCAGGACATACCTGTACACACGAAAAACACTTTTGGCAGGCTGCCCTGGCAACAACCGGCTTGTCATCCTCACCCGGGAGCAAGGCATTGTGGGGGCAAGCCTTGAGACATCTGCCGCAGGCAGCAATGCCGATACATTTGTTTGGATTATAGGCCAGTTCAGGCTTACTCTCCTGGGATTCCGGATTACTGCACCAGCGGCACCGCAACGGACAACCTTTTAGAAATACAATTGTTCTTATTCCTGGTCCGTCATGCACCGAGAATTGCTGAATATTAAAGACATATCCTGCCTGTTTATTAGTGGGTTCCATGGGTGGTCCTCCTAGAAACTATGCTCGGTTCTGGCAATGACATCATTCTGCAGATCCGGGGAAAGATCAATGAAATACGCACTGTATCCGGCCACCCGCACGAGCAGATTCCGGTATTTGTCAGGCTCTTGCTGAGCCGCCAGCAAAGTTTCTTTGTTAATAATATTAAACTGTAAATGCCACAGCTTTAAGTCACACCAACTGCGGATAAGGGAAATGATTTTTTGTGTTCCAGCTTCGCCTTGCACGCAGGACGGACTTATCTTTATATTCAACAGCCTGGAGGCCCGCTCCTGGAACCCCAGATTCTTAGAATTGGCATTTGACATGAGCACAGCAGTAGGCCCGTTTACGTCGGCGCCATGGGAAGCAGAGGATCCGTCAGAAAGAGCCGACCCGGCTTTTCTGCCGTTTGCGGTAGCGCCGACAACTTTGCCGAAAGGCACATGCGAAGTAACCGGCACATAGCGCACATCAAGACTTACACCGATCGCTTTAGAATACTTGTGAGTAAAGCGCAGCGCCTCCAAATCGATATTTTGGGCAATAGCATCAGCGGCAGGGTCATTATTCCCAAACCGTGGGGCATTCAACAGCAGTTGTCTTATGTCTTCATGTCCCTGAAAATCATCTGCAAGTACTGTTATCAATTCATCAATGGTTATCTGCTGCTCATCATAGACATATTTTTTAATGGCCGCTAACGAATCGACCACTGTAGCATAGCCAATAATGTCAAAGTAGCCTAAATCGATGCCGCCGTCAATTCTTTCTGAATGCAGGTCCTTGCAGGTCTTTAAGCACTGCTCATGCAACGCAGAGCCTAAGGGTGCGGCGAAATGTTTTTCCCTTAACCGATTGGCAATTACCTGTTGTTTAAATGCCTGCTTAAGCAAATTGGTTTGCTGCGTGAGATAGGCTTGCCAAAATTCTTCCCAGGTTGCAAAATCCCCGGGATTTCCGGTTTCCAGCGTCAGTAATTCATCCTGGTAGATTTTCATTCTGCCGTTATATAGAACCAGCTCTAAGGCAGCAGCAATATTAACATACGCGCAGGGACTGGTATAGGTATCCCTGTTAGGCATTCTCACCTCAGTGCAGCCTGAAACGGCATAGGTATTGGCTTCTTTGAAGCTTGCTCCCTTTGCGACCAGCAGGGGAATAACTTCTTCGTCATTGATCAGTTTGGGAAAGCCTGAGCCATCCTTTATTGTTTCAGCAATCTCATAAAGATATCTTTCCGGCGAACGCGCATGAACCCTTGCGGCTAAATCCGGATAGTTAATGGGAAACTCCCGTTTTGATTCCAAAAACAAATAGGTTAATTCATTAGTAGCATCCTGGCCATTTTCATCCTGGCCGCCAATGGTGACGGCTTCCCAGTGCGCATAGGCCTCATTAAAGCAGGCACCTGCCGGACTGACATACAAATCAATGTACTGAGCCATTCCTACCCACATGCATTCTAATAGTTCTTTGGCCCTTTCCCGATCAATCCGCCCTGCTGTCAGATCGGTCCGGTAAAATGAATATAAGTATTGATCCATTCTGCCATTTGATATGGTAGCCCCTGTCTTTTGCTCCAGGCGGGAAAACATTTGCGTAAACCATTGTGCTTGAACCGCTTCATAAAAAGTACGGGCAGGATTCTCCGGCACCCATTCGCATATGCCGGCGATTGCCAGCAGCTCGCGCTTCCGAATTTCATCATTTTCGGTTGCGGCAAGTTCGGCAGCCAGTCTTGCATGCCGCCTGGCCCATATGACAATAGCCTCTGCTACCAGGATAACAGCCTCAAGAAAAGGTTTTTTCTCCAGAGCATCATTCGGATCAAATGGATCAAGCGCCGCAAGCTGCTCCTCTGCCTCCTGCTTAATACCCTTAAAGCCTTTTGTCAGCACTTTTTCAAAGTCGTGAACCCATTGCAGTGCTGAGCGCATTGTGGCTGTTTCATTAACAATAAATCTTGACTTTGATACATTTGCCGGGTCGTAAGTTACCCTTAACACATCTTCCGGCAGAGATTTCGCAAGATTTTCGTAAAAGGTTTTACCCTGCCAGTAAGGAGCAATCTCCTGTTTGATATAGGCTATATCTTCAGCGGCAATATAAAAAGGAGACTCTATTCGTTTGGGCAACTCTTCCGCCATTTTTTCTAAAAAGCAGCCGTCCAGCTCCGGATAAATAACACCATATCTTCCCGGGCAGCCGGCACGGCCGGCCAGCAGCTGTTTATCATCAATATATACAGTAATGTTTTCTGCAATATGTTTAAGCGCCTTCGCCCACCGGAGAATTAACGGCTGTCCCTCAGTGGTTTTAAATGACTCGGTAAAAAACCTGGCTCTTTCGATATCGATTTTGGGCTGAGCTCCTTTAAAAGAATTAAAGATCTCAGAAGGCCGCTGCCTGTCATAAGCACTAATTTTACCTGCCAATTCTTCCTTTACTCTTTGCTCCTGCGGAGACAACACAGCATTACTGACTCCCATGAATAACACCCCTCTGTTTTGTGTAGTTAAAAGACAACAAAAAAAGCCAAATATGCGTTGCTATCGCACATTTAGCCTTCAGTTATCTGATCAGCCCGGTCATTCAATTGTATTGCTTAACTCTGATGTATATTTATTACATTACAACATTTTACAGATCCGGTCAATACTTTTTGTGTAAAATCCTGCTGTGACAATAAGAGAGAAACCGTTCATCAATTTGCGTATTTCATATGTTGTAGCATAAATCTTGTTTATTTATTAAATCCAGAATTTCTTCCCGTGTCATTTGAAAGCGTGTGGAGTAACGTGTTCGATTCGAATTCTCCCCGGTGATAGAATACGTAAAGTCGGTTTTAATCTCTTTAATGATTTTTCCCGGTCTCCTCGACATGACTACTACCCGGGTTCCCAGGGCTAATGCTTCATCAACGTCATGGGTAATAAACAGAATCGTGCATTTTGTTTCCCACCAGATATTTCGGATAAGTGTCTGCATCTGCTCGCGTGTTAAAGCATCTAATGCTCCAAACGGTTCATCCATTAATAATACCCGGGGACTATTAACCAATGCCCTGGCAATGGCGACCCGTTGTTTCATACCCCCGGATAATTCATACGGTTTATTATTACGAAACTCAAGCAAACCGACTTTTCTCAAATACTCTTCAGTACGCTTTTGGCTTTCATTAGCTGCCACCCCGCGCATCTTTAGTCCGAACTTGATGTTGTCTTCTACAGTTAACCAGGGATA
Proteins encoded in this window:
- a CDS encoding ABC transporter ATP-binding protein; the protein is MSLTSIEPQPLIINNLNKTFQIAGKPVDVLKDINLTVEPGEFISIIGPSGCGKSTLLRLVVGLERGFSGEIRLGEDWIEGPGLNRGMVFQEARLYPWLTVEENVLFGLGKEENKQDKQRIVQEHLELVGLAGFAKAYPHQLSGGMQQRVSIARALVNRPQVLLLDEPFGALDAMTRITMQQEIIRIWGAEKTTILLVTHDIDEAIFLGDRVVVMSKLPATAKSIIPVDLPRPRDRNSYEFVKIRKQIYTEFFSDVELPFAYSI
- the hpsH gene encoding (2S)-3-sulfopropanediol dehydratase activating enzyme; the protein is MEPTNKQAGYVFNIQQFSVHDGPGIRTIVFLKGCPLRCRWCSNPESQESKPELAYNPNKCIGIAACGRCLKACPHNALLPGEDDKPVVARAACQKCFSCVQVCPATALHIFGQVMTVDDILAVVERDNIFFSRSGGGLTVSGGEPLLQADFVLELLAQARRRRLNTTIETSGYAAWPILEKACRCLNTLIYDIKCLDANKHQEQTKQSNAVILENFIKVTAAFPNLPILVRTPVIPGFNDSEEDIKAIMNFICGKPNVRYELLPYHRLGQPKYEYVGKEYHLDTVTLPKEQFERLNTVKNAFYNP
- a CDS encoding ABC transporter permease translates to MKKFILWIRENYLALVAPILILAIWEAAGQLGLIRATLLPKPSAIAVVLVEVLSSGELLSNLGVSILRVAQGFIIGAGLGILVGVQVALSRKLQTAVSLIFGVLRPIPVIAWIPVLILWMGIDEGSKITVIAIGSFWTVLVSVIEGIKNVDKKFLEVATILEKDHITLLTKVILPAALPAIFTGVRVGIDVAWRSVVAAELIAAASGIGYMIMYARELSQIDVVLVGVLSIGFTGIIIEQLLQLLEKRLLRWNVNIH
- the hpsG gene encoding (2S)-3-sulfopropanediol dehydratase produces the protein MGVSNAVLSPQEQRVKEELAGKISAYDRQRPSEIFNSFKGAQPKIDIERARFFTESFKTTEGQPLILRWAKALKHIAENITVYIDDKQLLAGRAGCPGRYGVIYPELDGCFLEKMAEELPKRIESPFYIAAEDIAYIKQEIAPYWQGKTFYENLAKSLPEDVLRVTYDPANVSKSRFIVNETATMRSALQWVHDFEKVLTKGFKGIKQEAEEQLAALDPFDPNDALEKKPFLEAVILVAEAIVIWARRHARLAAELAATENDEIRKRELLAIAGICEWVPENPARTFYEAVQAQWFTQMFSRLEQKTGATISNGRMDQYLYSFYRTDLTAGRIDRERAKELLECMWVGMAQYIDLYVSPAGACFNEAYAHWEAVTIGGQDENGQDATNELTYLFLESKREFPINYPDLAARVHARSPERYLYEIAETIKDGSGFPKLINDEEVIPLLVAKGASFKEANTYAVSGCTEVRMPNRDTYTSPCAYVNIAAALELVLYNGRMKIYQDELLTLETGNPGDFATWEEFWQAYLTQQTNLLKQAFKQQVIANRLREKHFAAPLGSALHEQCLKTCKDLHSERIDGGIDLGYFDIIGYATVVDSLAAIKKYVYDEQQITIDELITVLADDFQGHEDIRQLLLNAPRFGNNDPAADAIAQNIDLEALRFTHKYSKAIGVSLDVRYVPVTSHVPFGKVVGATANGRKAGSALSDGSSASHGADVNGPTAVLMSNANSKNLGFQERASRLLNIKISPSCVQGEAGTQKIISLIRSWCDLKLWHLQFNIINKETLLAAQQEPDKYRNLLVRVAGYSAYFIDLSPDLQNDVIARTEHSF
- a CDS encoding ABC transporter ATP-binding protein yields the protein MVLAACGWADAQTDVVIALNEVYLTYNSDNNVNALENINLNLHEGEFVCLLGSSGCGKSTLLKIIAGFITPTGGTALMEGQPIKGADWHRGVVFQQPPLYPWLTVEDNIKFGLKMRGVAANESQKRTEEYLRKVGLLEFRNNKPYELSGGMKQRVAIARALVNSPRVLLMDEPFGALDALTREQMQTLIRNIWWETKCTILFITHDVDEALALGTRVVVMSRRPGKIIKEIKTDFTYSITGENSNRTRYSTRFQMTREEILDLINKQDLCYNI